A genomic segment from Cryptococcus tetragattii IND107 chromosome 9, whole genome shotgun sequence encodes:
- a CDS encoding pyridoxine biosynthesis protein pyroA, with protein sequence MSSSEPTIIPSSNPLLPTNGVLGATGTSTPILGSRGGPSGGGAGGSFGVKSGLAQMLKGGVIMDVMNAEQAKIAEEAGASAVMALERIPANIRRDGGVARMSDPGMIKEIMEAVSIPVMAKVRIGHIVEAQILQAVGVDYIDESEVLTPADDQHHIGKHAFKVPFVCGCKNLGEALRRISEGAAMIRTKGEAGTGDVVEAVRHQRAVMSDIRKAASMTDEELYAFAKELSAPYHLLKETARLKRLPVVSFAAGGVATPADAALMMQLGCDGVFVGSGIFLSGDPAKRARAIVQAVTHYNNPQVLAEISTNLGEAMVGISTAHEGEKIQGGRLAGRGN encoded by the exons ATGTCCAGCTCAGAGCCCACCATTatcccctcttccaacccctTGCTTCCTACCAACGGCGTTCTCGGGGCGACCGGCACGTCCACTCCTATCCTGGGTAGCCGTGGTGGGCCCAGTGGCGGAGGTGCGGGCGGTAGTTTTGGTGTCAAGTCTGGTTTGGCGCAAATGTTGAAAGGCGG TGTTATCATGGACGTGATGAATGCGGAACAAGCCAAGATTGCGGAAGAGGCTGGTGCCAGTGCTGTCATGGCTCTTG AGAGAATCCCTGCCAACATCCGTCGTGACGGAGGTGTTGCTCGTATG TCCGATCCTGGCATGATCAAGGAGATCATGGAAGCTGTCTCCATCCCTGTCATGGCCAAAGTCCGTATCGGCCACATTGTCGAGGCTCAAATCCTCCAAGCTGTTGGCGTTGATTATATTGAC GAATCCGAGGTCCTCACTCCTGCTGATGATCAGCACCACATCGGTAAACACGCATTCAAAGTCCCCTTTGTCTGCGGCTGCAAGAATCTTGGTGAAGCTCTTCGTCGTATCTCTGAAGGTGCCGCGATGATCCGCACCAAGGGCGAAGCCGGTACAGGCGACGTTGTGGAAGCGGTCAGGCACCAGCGAGCAGTGATGAGCGATATTCGAAAGGCTGCGAGCATGACCGACGAGGAGCTGTACGCCTTCGCCAAGGAATTGTCTGCTCCTTACCATTTGTTGAAGGAGACCGCAAGACTGAAGAGGTTGCCAGTCGTCTC CTTCGCCGCCGGTGGTGTGGCTACCCCTGCCGATGCTGCTCTCATGATGCAGCTCGGCTGCGACGGTGTCTTTGTCGGATCCGGTATCT TCTTATCGGGTGACCCTGCCAAACGTGCGCGAGCTATCGTCCAAGCTGTAACCCACTATAACAACCCTCAGGTATTGGCTGAGATCTCCACCAACTTGGGTGAAGCGATGGTCGGGATCAGCACTGCCCATGAGGGTGAGAAGATCCAAGGTGGACGATTGGCTGGTAGAGGCAATTAA
- a CDS encoding tubulin gamma chain: MGREIISLQAGQAGNQIGAQFWQKLCAEHGISPQGDLEDWAADGGQGDRKDVFFYQADDEHYIPRAILIDLEPRVINSILTSPFKGLYNPENIYVSKDGGGAGNNWAQGYSAGEKVYDDLMEMIDREADGSDSLEGFMLLHSIAGGTGSGLGSYLLERLNDRFPKKLIQTYSVFPESSDVVVQPYNSLLATKRLVNNADSVVVLDNAALTRIAADRLHIQDPSFVQTNQLAATVMAASTTTLRYPSYMNNDLVGIIASLIPTPRCHFLMTSYTPFTGDEIDKAKSIRKTTTLDVMRRLLQPKNRMVSTTSTKSSAYISCLNIISGDVDPTDVHKSLLRIRERQLANFIPWGPASIQVALTRKRGMGAGSNRVSGVMMANHTSMASLFKRMIHQYDMLRKRNAFLEQYKKEDMFANGLEEFDDARRVVQELQEEYLAAERPDYIDFGGE, translated from the exons atgggaagggaaatAATTTCATTACAG GCTGGGCAAGCTGGTAATCAGA TTGGGGCGCAA TTCTGGCAAAAACTCTGTGCCGAACATGGTATCTCCCCCCAAGGTGACCTCGAAGACTGGGCGGCCGATGGAGGGCAGGGTGATCGTAAAGACGTTTTCTTTTATCAAGCAGATGACGAGCATTATATTCCTCGAGCTATTCTTATCGACCTAGAACCTCGA GTGATCAACAGTATCCTCACTTCCCCATTCAAAGGTCTTTATAACCCCGAAAACATCTATGTCTCAaaagatggtggtggtgctggtAATAATTGGGCGCAAGGTTACAGTGCAGGAGAAAAAGTCTATGATGAtttgatggagatgatcgATCGAGAAGCGGATGGAAGTGATTCCCTGGAA GGCTTCATGCTCCTCCACTCTATAGCAGGTGGTACCGGATCCGGCCTCGGCTCTTACCTTCTCGAACGCCTCAACGATCGTTTCCCTAAAAAACTCATCCAGACCTATTCTGTCTTTCCCGAATCATCCGACGTTGTCGTTCAACCTTACAattctcttctcgccaCGAAGCGACTTGTGAACAATGCTGATAGTGTGGTGGTGCTGGATAATGCGGCTTTGACGAGGATTGCGGCGGATAGACTTCATATTCAAGATCCAAGCTTTGTACAGACTAACCAGTTG GCGGCAACAGTGATGGCAGCGTCTACCACTACCCTCCGTTACCCAAGCTATATGAACAATGACCTCGTGGGCATCATCGCGAGCCTTATCCCCACTCCTAGATGTCATTTTTTGATGACTTCCTATACTCCATTCACTGGTGACGAAATTGACAAG GCTAAATCCATTCGCAAAACTACAACTCTCGACGTTATGCGTCGCCTCCTCCAACCGAAAAACCGCATGGTCAGCACGACATCCACCAAATCATCCGCCTACATTTCTTGCCTCAATATTATCTCTGGTGATGTCGACCCGACAGATGTGCATAAATCATTATTAAGGATAAGAGAAAGGCAGCTTGCAAACTTTATTCCATGGGGACCGGCGAGTATACAAGTGGCGCttacgaggaagaggggtatGGGAGCGGGGAGTAATAGAGTTAGTGGAGTTATGATGGCAAATCATACCAGTATGGCTAGT TTGTTCAAGCGGATGATCCACCAATACGACATGCTCCGCAAACGTAATGCGTTTCTCGAACAgtacaaaaaagaagacatgTTTGCCAATGGGCTTGAAGAGTTTGACGATGCGAGGAGGGTGGTACAAGAATTGCAGGAAGAGTATTTGGCGGCGGAACGACCAGATTATATCGATTTTGGAGGGGAGTAA